DNA sequence from the Pseudomonas tritici genome:
AATTGCGCGGCGATCCCGGAAGGCTTGCTGGAAAGCGAAATGTTCGGCCATCGCAAAGGCGCGTTTACCGGCGCTGTGGCTGATCGGGTAGGGCGCTTCCAGCAGGCTGATAAAGGCACCTTGTTTCTGGATGAAGTGGGCGATATGCCCCTGGCGTTACAGGCCAAGATCCTGCGCGCCTTGCAGGAACGGGTGATCGAACCGGTGGGCGACCCCCGCGAGCGCAAGGTGGATGTGCGGGTAATCGCCGCCACCAATAAGAACCTGCTGGAGGCGGTGGCTAACAAAGAGTTTCGCGAAGACCTGTATTACCGCCTCAACGTGTTCCCGATTCCTTTGCCGGCGTTGCGCGAGCGTGTGGAGGACATTGCGCCCCTGGCTCGTCACTTCGCCCAGACCCTCAGTGCCACTGCCGGCAAGCGCATTACGGGTTTCAGTGCCGAAGCGTTGCAGGCGATGGCGGCGTATCACTGGCCGGGCAATATTCGTGAATTGCAGAACTGCGTGGAGCGGGCGACCATCGTGGCCGCGTCACCCGTGATCGAAGATATCGACCTGCCGGGTTATTTGTTTGCCTCGACGCCGAGCGAGGGCGGCGTGACTGCGATCCTCAGCGACGGGCCGGGGATTCCTCAGGATCTGGATGCGGCGCTGGCAGAGGTGGAGAAGGCCTACATACTCGCGGCGTTGCAAGAAAGCAATGGCGTGCAGGCTGCGGCGGCGGCGAAGATCGGGATATCCGAGAGGAGTTTCTGGTACCGCCTGAAGAAGCTGGGGATTCAAGTGGACAA
Encoded proteins:
- a CDS encoding sigma-54-dependent transcriptional regulator, with translation MTHNILVVDDEPKLCDLLASALGQNDVQVFIAGNGLHALKVLEQEDIDLVISDWRMPGMDGPALLAEIKVRYPHVPVIVMTAYSTVKNAVQSMRNGAYDYIAKPFDIDELDITVAKALQFRDIMRDNARLRAELDEHAQFDSLVGDSPAFRKVLQAVDSVRDSSATILLTGESGTGKEMVARAIHKHGCRADKPFVAVNCAAIPEGLLESEMFGHRKGAFTGAVADRVGRFQQADKGTLFLDEVGDMPLALQAKILRALQERVIEPVGDPRERKVDVRVIAATNKNLLEAVANKEFREDLYYRLNVFPIPLPALRERVEDIAPLARHFAQTLSATAGKRITGFSAEALQAMAAYHWPGNIRELQNCVERATIVAASPVIEDIDLPGYLFASTPSEGGVTAILSDGPGIPQDLDAALAEVEKAYILAALQESNGVQAAAAAKIGISERSFWYRLKKLGIQVDKIVR